From the Syngnathus typhle isolate RoL2023-S1 ecotype Sweden linkage group LG22, RoL_Styp_1.0, whole genome shotgun sequence genome, the window ACCAGGGTCAGCCTCTGCCCGACACTTTGAGCGTCCTGAAGAGCTCCCCGCAGGTGCGCGGCATGCACACCATCATCAGGTAGCTAGCACAAAGAGTCatctctgtttttcttttttactaccACCTCCTGTGATCTCTTCATTAGAAACAGAGAGACCAACCGCGACGAGTTTGTCTTCTACTCCAAAAGATTAATGCGACTCCTGATCGAGCACGCCCTCTCTTTCCTGCCCCTCAAGGTCTGTTTTGGTTTTCCAAAGTGACTGCATTGGGCCGTTGAGCAGAAGTGATAACGacgacttgttttttttgtttgttttttttctccagcccACATCTGTGGAGACTCCTCAGGGAAGCGTCTACCACGGCAGGAGACTTAGCGGTAAAAGAGTAAGTCTAAATTTGCCACCACCACCATCCCACGAGATTTGCTATGTCATCAAATCAGACTCATGGTTGAGTTGTGTTGTTGTTTAGATAACAGGCGTGTCCATCCTAAGAGCGGGCGAAACCATGGAGCAGGCGCTCATGGCTGTTTGCAAAGACATCCGACTGGGCAAAATCCTCATTCAGACCAACCACGACACAGGCGAACCTGAGGTAAACCACCGTGATGTTCTCCGTTGTGACATTCTTAATTAATGATTCAAAACATACAATTCAGCTCCACTACCTACGGCTGCCTAAAGACATCAGTGAGGACTTTGTCATCCTGATGGACAGCACCGTGTCCACTGGCGCCGCTGCCCTCATGGCCATCAGAGTTCTGCTGGTGAGTTTGCGGATTGTCATCCAAACTCCTGGCCAGCAGGGGGAAGCACCTGCTACTCTGATCAGAAACCTGAAGGGGGAATTTGGTCAGGCGTGAGAAAGAGgatgggagggggaaaaaaagtcaaatattttgCGTATGTATGGCGAAAGGACCACGACGTGGCGGAGGACAAGATCTTCCTGCTTTCGCTACTCATGGCGGAGATGGGCGTCCACTCGGTGGCTTACGCCTTCCCCAAAGTGCGCATCATCACCACCGCCGTGGACAAAGAGGTCAACGAAAAGTTCCACATCATCCCCGGCATCGGtgagagattaaaaaaaaaaaaaaaaaaaagagttgtcgGCATGACATAATCTTCCTCTTGAAAAGTGTCACGGTTCTCTTTCAAAGGTAATTTTGGCGATCGCTACTTTGGCACCGATGCCCCTTCAGACTGGTGCGAAAGTGACGACGGGATGGACTTGTGACGGACCCGAAAACAAATCACAGAGCTTCCCAGGTTTTCAATACTTGAAGAGCTTCCTCAAAGAATTATGAATTATTTGTACTTGAATTACAAAACAATTTGTTTGTACTTTTAACATTCCGTATGCATTTTATGGTGCCTTTCATTGTAGTTGTATCATATTTGTAACCTTTACTACATTCTTTGAGCCAAGCTAAGTCGTTACAAAAGGATCGTTAGTTCTGCTGttgccatttttattatttcatcccCATCGACACTATCGAGCCAAACTGGCAAAAAGACTTATCAAATGTTCTATTCTCCACTATTTGGAATTCCAACATGTTGCGATCACATTTGCTGCCactttgaatattttaatttattgaaaAATCAACTGACTTTTTACAGCCACGTTACTCGACCAGTGTTACATTTTAtatgatggcttttttttctttttttttggtgagaaCACAAAGATATGAGAGGCTGTATTCGATATGCTCTGCTCCACTTGAGCGCACTTGAAGGCAATTCTGAATATTAAgtcaaataaaatctttgtttttcacatttttattagtcTTAAAAACTTCATCACATGCTCAGACGACAAATGAGATTTGGTTTTGCAATGTTCGGTCCTGTCCACCAGGGGTCAATGTACTTTGTGGCTCGTCTTAATCCATCGGAAGTGACGGAAGGAGGCTCGACGTGTGGCCTTCAGAGGCTGTAGGAAAGAATCCCTACAGCGTGTGGTGTGCATGTAAGATTCCCGTGTTAAAAGGTGGGAACAGATCCATATCtcattatgttttcagttttttcgggctatttcacctttttttttcctggaacgTTAAAGTTCTACGAAATACCGAATTTGTACTCACTGTCACACCTGGCAGATAGTTCTCGGATTGCCTTATGGTTTTGATTTACAATACCTTTCACAACTAATGAAAGTGTTAcgtgtatttgtttttcagtttttttcaagGAGTGCGCGAAGGTACGCGAACGCATCATCAGCTTCCACTGAGTGAAGCTTATCACAAAAGGGTACGTACACATTTCACTCCTTTCCCCCATGACGTTTATTCAACACATTTCGAGCGAGAAACTTAAACAAAGTTTCTGCAATGTTACGTTCTAGTCCAGCTAAGTGACGTTCCAGTTTACCTGGAGCAGCACGTGACACCGCCGACATGTCCGTCCGAAACAGCAACATTCAAAATCGATGCATTGTTTTTGCAAACGCACTTTTTGGTCACTTGAAAATGGAGTCTCCCCTCTTGGTTTTAGAAACCGCTCTTTCATTCGGCGTTGTGGTTCTGTTCAAAAAGTTTTCCTATATTCGGACTGTAGTTGCCGTAAATTCTTGATCTTCTGATGGATGCGTTTCATCGCCAGTCTAACAAGTTAATTGACTAAACGACGTAACGTCACTTATTTGGAGCCTAAAATGAGTGGAGTCACGTTGAGACGTTCTTAACTAGTCTCTTCAGGTTAACGTTGCTATGATGCTTATTTCATGACATCtggaatttgttttaaattccataaattgcttttttttttttttaaccaaagcgCATATTTGATGACAGATTTATAGTTTTGTTTGATAGTGAGGATGGCGGGCCTGTGGCGGTCCTACCAGGCCCTGATGGCAAGACGCCCCTGGACTGTGCAGATTGTGACAGCCGGTGAGAACAGTGCACCAGAtatgaaaatacaaatttaCCATGTTtactttcattaaaaaaaaactgtaagtaatggaaaaaaatatgaacTGAACTTTGGAATGTCAACAAAGGCAGAGGGGGACTTGCCACAGATTAACATTGGAACGTAATTGGACAGTTCCCCTGCAGTATAGCTTTTGACCGCTAGACGGCGACATTGTAGTAGACTTGTGGttcaaatggacttttttttttttgagaacatttaaaaacagGATTAAATCcccattttttttgtaagaatttTCTATCTTTGTGACATAAAAGTCATTCTAAATTATATTTACattacaaaatatttatttcccTTGTCTGTGTAGAATCTCAGTCATAACAATATGTAAAGAATGAATCCAGGCTACTTGACTCTTGTTTGTGCAGGCTCGCTGGTGGGCGTGGGCGACGTTATCTCGCAGCAGCTGATCGAGCGACGTGGACTCGCTCATCACGACGTTCGCCGCACCGGCAAGATGATGAGCATTGGATTCTTCTTTGTGGTGAGGGTCCAAACTCATACCCCTTCCCTGACAATGTGTACTGTGTTGGCAATTACACCCTAGTGGCTTATATAGTGAGTCGGcctctgtcatttttgaaaatgaggTCAATGACCCCTGGTAAATGAGTGCACTCTAGAACAATCCCATACCTTTCCGGTCTAAAGGGCCCGGTCATCGGTAGCTGGTACAAAGTTCTGGACCGTCTGGTGGTAGGAGGAAGCAAGAGTGCAGCCATGAAGAAGATGATGATTGATCAGGTAAAGGAACAAAACTATGAATATATTTTAAAGTCTTTATTGAATGATCTTTTGTTGTGTCCAGTTCTGCTTTGCTCCATGTTTCTTGGGAGCTTTCCTGGCTCTTTCGGGAGTTCTGAACGGGCTGAGCGTGGAGCAGAACGTTGCCAAGCTGCGCCGGGTGAGATATTAGTCTCTGTACTCATGGCCAAAAACAAAAGTAACGGCGCCATTGCAGCCAAAGCCAAAagatgcgtgtgtttgtgtttgcgcTGGCCGTTCAAACACGGCTCTGCTCAATTATTGACGCTGGGAGGCGGGACGTGTTCCCGGTGATGTCACGCGGGACACAAAGCAAATGACAAGAGGATGCTGATCAAACAGGCACTGGCGCTGTTGGAATTAAACGGCAAAATAACTTTTCGGACTCCGTCGGAATATTAGAAAGAGTTGCGTACGAAGCAACGGCTACACTGTTTCCCTTTGTGAAGACGTGACCTTGAATGTAACGCTTCGGCGCTTCATTGTAATATTGCTCGCCTTCCCAAATCATGTCGGCGTCCGCAACGGCGCgtgaaaataatacaaatggtGTCAGGTGATAATTAGAAACATGTTTTAGTCTGATAGCAAAGTCTTGCATGCTCAACTTTCCATTTCCTCGCGTACACGCTGTGACCTTCAACTACACGACACGCTCGCCGCGGGTCCGTGTATTTCTACGCTAATGTCGTTGTCGTGATGTCACCACAGGACTACACAGATGCACTGATCTCCAATTATTATGTaagtttacattttcttttgccATTTATTTAAAAGTCACTATTGTCGTTCATGTCCAACGCTTTGTGTGTCAGCTGTGGCCACCGGTGCAGATGGCCAATTTCTACTTCGTCCCACTGCACCACAGGTCAGTAATGTACTCCACGTTCTCCTTTTTGCTGCACTTTGCCCTTAGTCTCTTCACGGATAATATCTGCCtcacacaaaaaacacacatcaGAATGATAGCTGACCCTGATGCTCTTTAATTGCTTTGGAAACTTGATGGTCTGTagtctccactttgctgcacATGGCCCATTATCTCCTCTAGAATAATTGTCCCCTCCTGCAAATAAACACATGCTCATGATAGCTGGCCCCACTAACATGTACTTTCCAATCTTTGCCTTCATTCTCCTGCCAAATCAAATATGACGCCGCAAATAAATACCCACGCTATTGTTAGCTCAAGCTTTGCCCTTAGTCTCCTCTcaaattaaccccccccccccccccacatggcTAAttcaggagatttttttttttgttgatgtttgGAATCTGAAGGTCTTTATGACGCTCTCAGGTTGGCTGTGGTCCAGGTAGTGGCCGTGGGCTGGAACTCCTACTTGACCTGGAAGGCCAACACCATGTGATAAGCCACGACcaccattttgtttatttttcttccgaCGCGAGTGCTGCTCCTCACCAGACTGACTCACGGCGCCATGACTGGACGTCACATTTAACACAAATAATTTTGGAaatcacacgcacaaacacacgcttCCCCGTTAGTGTCACCCCCGGGTTGAACAAAACAGTGTCGTCACACGCAAGTTTTAATTCTTTGTGTTGGCCGATTTCAAAAATTGTCCTTATTTTGAATACTGTAGTAAGGCCAAGgtcattgtaaataaaaaaatatatttgctttGAGTAGGTTTTGCAACTATACATTAAAAGGCGggtaaaaaaaagatgtctaTTAAATCCATTCAAGCGCATCTACATAGTCAAACACACAGATGTACTCGGACACACATCAACCCACTGATGAAAATTTTATTTCTCTTCTGTAAATGTTTAGTAGGCACAAGAATACTGTGACTTAatttctgtgtgtgcgtgttgtcggCATGCAAGTCTGCATGAGTTTGTGAGAAAGTGAGAATTGGCGTATGCGCGATTCAACACTTGGACGCTCCCACGTCACTAACGGCTCATTTTTATATTGTATCCAAAAATATCATTTGTTGATAAGATGTTCTCTGAGTCAAGACAAAGCGGACAAAGTGTGTGTCGGGGACTcgggaaggggggtgggggggtggggcggTCAGTGACATCATAGAGCGTGTGTATAAAACTTGGCGTGCTCGTCATCCTGCGCGCACACAATCCTCAGCGGAAACTCGACCCTGCACAAGCCAAAAGAACAAAACAGGTAAGatgctcttttcttttctcacaCATAACTTCATTTTGTTAAATTTAACATTTTAATCATTTGCTTACAAACTAAAGAATTCTTTTGTGAGTCTTTCTCTAAAATGTTCCATATTTTTCATTGTCCCCCTTTTTTTAACTTTGCATTTTCCTAAAATCTTATTTGTATTATGTTTTAAAGATTTTCATTGTGCCCCAATGTCTGACATATATTTAAAGTTTTGTATTTTCTGagtttatttttagtttatatTTGCATGCCAGCAAAGTTTAGTGAGCCAGCAAGTTCTGAATAGAGTCATGTTATTTTAATCATTACTTTCGTGACTTTAATTTTGATTTGTGAGCACTAAACCTTACACAAAATGGATTTTCATGAATGCATATTGCTTGTGTGTGCAGACATGAAGTGTTGGTCCTTCCTCCTTTCCTCGCTCCTGCTGTCGGTCCTCCTGCCTCCGCCTCCTGCTCGCTCCGCCGCCACCCAGACGCTCCTCAGGGCGGCCACCGGCGGAGAAGTCACCGCTGCACGTCTTCTGGGCTTTGGCGTCCCCCGCCTCTTCCTCAGAGGCGTTccgaaggaggaggaagaggagaatgaTGAGGAGGAGATGGAAACCGATGAGGAGCGGACCAAGTTCAAGACGCGCAGGGAGTATGCGCCGCTCTCCATCGACCTGACCTTTCACCTCCTGAGAAGCATGATCCACAACGCCCGCATGGAGGAGAAGCAGGTCCGCGCCCAGGTCAACCAGAAATTGCTCGACGAGGTCGGGAAGTAAAGAGTCCAATCAAATGGCGGCCGCTCATGTGACCTCTCTTGCGCTTTCAACCAATCTCTAGTAAAACTAGCAAAATAATAGCGACATTGTATTCGGGGAAGAATGAAGAGACGGGACCTCGACGGTGTGTGTTTGATGACGAATGAtgtcattgttattttattccaccTGCACTGATTTTTCTCTGCTATcaccaaatgttaaaaaaaaaaaaatcattgctgaATGTTGTCACCTTGCCATTTATATTTTGTAATAAAACATGATCAATTCTTGGCTTACTCCAACGTTTGAGAGTTTAATATATTCTTTGTCATAAAATCAGAAATAAAAGGTAAGGAATTAAACATTATGATGACTATTGCATCGCCTTCTGTGTGTGAATGACAAAGATTTTCACGCATTGCACTGCAGTGAGAGAATGCAAAAATGATTACAtagtgtcaaatattgtttttattgaatttttttgtgtgtgtaggaGGAGTACGGACGCCGGAGAGTCCAAGTAGTACACGCCTCACCTTCTGCTGGGATCACGACATTCCAGCGGAGTTTGTCAGTCCACCTCGGAGTCGTCTTCACCTGTGagtcgcacgcacacacacatgaatgaaTGCCAGCTGACTTATATGCGGCAATATCAGATGGAGGGTATACAAACCGCGTGGGAAGTGGATGTCGTTCAGCACTTCGGCGATGTCATCCACGTCGATGACAAAATGGCTCATGTTGTCGAAGGACAACTGGACGTTGGCATTCtgacaacacacatacacaaaaataaatgcacACACTGTAGGACATGACGCACATCACAACTACTCAATCAACTTACTTGTCCAGTATGACAGTGACATTCTGTGAGAAAGACAGAAATTAAAATCACGAGGACAAAAGTATGTTTGTGTCATAACATTGTAGTTTAATGATCACTTTTTCTTTAAATACAGTACTTTGTTTCAggcttttttgatttttttttttatgttataaaacaatgtttttttttcagcttaaaaaaaaaaaaaaaattcaggttaaaaaaaaaaagaaaagctgacaTTTATAACTAATTTTGTCATCAAAATAAGTCTAAGAAAATTCTTAAAATGCCATCCAATATACTTGGCTTATACTGTCCCCTGCAAAATGACTTAAAGGCaatgtcagaaaagttccagggACTGCTGTCACAAAATCTATTTCAAATATGAAAAGCTGTCGTGCGTCTTTGAATGATGCGGTGACCCATGTCCCGGTACATTTCCGCCACACCTCGTATTTGTTTGCATCGCTCAAGTTTCAAGTCATTGCAAGATGTTGCTCGTGAGGGTCCAGCCTCAACAATGTCATATTGCTCATCCAACGGTGTAAACAGAAAAGGCTCATGTTTAAGGCTTTTCTATTCATGTCCGCCTTTATAAAAGTAACAACGAAAGGCTTGTGGTATTAAAGTGGATAGGACTACATGTTTCTGTATATATCGGAATGCATCTAGAAGTATATCATGTGGttatcttaaaaaataaaaggcaaaaGCACCAAGATTCTTCTtaccaacccaaaaaaaaatactgtgcaAAAGTCTTGAGTTCCATCACTTATTGTTTTCATAATTCATAGTCTCGGCCCCCTAACTCGGACCCGGGAATACTTCTAAGGAAAAGGATAATAATCTAGATGTTAGAGAACAGATTGTCTCTTCTCAAGTTCCTTTGTGATATTCAGCTTTCATTGATGTGACCACAGAAAAAGCCAAGTGGAAGAATCATTCCTGCTAAAGTTCCCCGGACTTCTGGGTGCAGACGCTGCAGACCCTCACGG encodes:
- the mpv17 gene encoding protein Mpv17 gives rise to the protein MAGLWRSYQALMARRPWTVQIVTAGSLVGVGDVISQQLIERRGLAHHDVRRTGKMMSIGFFFVGPVIGSWYKVLDRLVVGGSKSAAMKKMMIDQFCFAPCFLGAFLALSGVLNGLSVEQNVAKLRRDYTDALISNYYLWPPVQMANFYFVPLHHRLAVVQVVAVGWNSYLTWKANTM
- the uts1 gene encoding urotensin 1; the protein is MKCWSFLLSSLLLSVLLPPPPARSAATQTLLRAATGGEVTAARLLGFGVPRLFLRGVPKEEEEENDEEEMETDEERTKFKTRREYAPLSIDLTFHLLRSMIHNARMEEKQVRAQVNQKLLDEVGK